A segment of the Leptolyngbya sp. NIES-3755 genome:
ACAGAGAGCTAATAATGCCGACACTCGAATCTCTACAACGCCAAATTGCTACCGCTCAAGATCTACAATTGGTGGTCAAAACCGTAAAGCAAGAGAAGCTTACAGAACTCTATCTATAGATGCAGATCTGATAGTAACTGACCTTAGATTTTATACTTCTTAAACCTTGTATTTAAGAACGATTGACTTATTTATCGCTATCTCACAACTATAGATTGCTTTCAAGAAAGTTAGTGATCAAATGGTTTGAGATCATACAATTAGGCAGTTAGCTTCGATCGACTCATTAAACAGCTTCAGAACTAGCGCAGTCATCTTTGGACTGTTTCTAGATCCTCTACAAAAGTTGCTTACCTTAATAACATCTCACAAAATAGAACTATGGTCGTTTCAACATCTCTTCAAACCACTCATCGCTCTATTCACAGGCAGATATGATCACAAGCCGCATGATCTTGACTCTGCGACAGACAGTCATTAACGGTGTTGAGACAAATGCTATGGCAGTCTAGACAACTCTGGATGCACTGCTGCATATCTGTATCAATTCGATTGAAAGCCAGTTGTTGAATCATGTGTGAGTTCCTGATAGCATGAGTTGGTGTGATTGAAGCGATTGCTAGAAAATCAAACCTACTCCAAGGTTTCATGCTAGGTATCATGATCCCCTAAACCTTTTACCCAATGGTAGATCGACGGTTTAACATTACTTGTCTTACATTGGCAAATCTAGCTTCAGTTAAAGTATTGGTCGTCAAAATATTCCTGCAATTCTCGCAACTTCAATCCTGCATAATCCATCTTCTGCTGCACCTGTTAGGGACTTGCCGCGAAATTGAATCCCGCTGTCAATTGCACAACCCGCGGAGTTGCCTCGATTAGCTCGGAGCTAAACCTCCGGGTGGGACAATGCCGAGAACGAGGAGGCTTTCTCTAGGAGCTTATTTACAGTCAACTCCCTTACTTCTCAAAATGACCCTAACATCGTCCTCGACGAAGCTTGGCAGATTGTCAAAGCAACCGCGCTCCAGACGGCAAAATGATCCTCAAAAAAGTTGACGTTTCCGATATATCGCGATAGATTAGTTCTAGAACAAAAACGATATATCGTGATACATCAAACAAAGGAGTTCAATATGTTCAGACCCTTCGATCGCCGTTCTCTCGTACCCGCTTGGGCAGGAGAAGGAGCGGGCAATTCATTCTTCATGAGTGGACGACATGGGCACAAAGGTCGGTCTGGTGACGATTGGGGCGAGGGTCCTCGTACTCGTCGCGGAGACATCAAGTTCATTCTGCTGGAGCTTTTATCAGAGCGTCCTCAGCATGGCTATGAATTGATCAAAGAGCTAGAAGCCCGTCGCGGTGGCTTTCGTCGCCCCAGTCCAGGTTCGGTCTATCCGACGCTGCAAATGTTGGAAGAAGGCGGATATTTGACCAGTGAGGAAGTTGAAGGCAAGAGAGTTTACACGATTACAGACAGCGGTAGACAACTGTTGAGCGATCGTCCTGCTCCCAGACGCGATCGTGAATCTAGTCAGCCTGCCGAATTGATCGAGTTGCGCCAGACTTTAACCGAAGTCAATGATGCCGTCACTCAAGTGGCGCGAAGCAGCAATCGGGAGCAAGCGAATCGAGTTCGTGATCTGCTCGTTCAAGTAAAACGTGAAATTTACAAGCTGCTTTCAGAGCAGTAAGGAGGTTTTAATGTCAGATGTCGCAAATTGCCCATCCTGCGGGGCGACCTGCCGAGTTGCGGGTCATGATCAGGAAGGTTTACCGAAGCTGCAAGCCTTTCAAGATACAGATGCCCAGCAAAAAATTGCACAGTTGAAAAAGTCGCTAAACCAGCTTCAGAAAACGCTTCGCACCGAACGAGCGACAGCAAACGCAAGGATTTCTGAACTAGAAGCAGAACTCTCAACCTTGCGAAAATCGGTTGGGGTAAGTTGAGGCAATGGTCAAACCCGCGATGCCTTTAGCACATGGGTACGTGCTTGCAGTGGTTAGCCGCAGCGATGACAGTCTATTCGATCCATCGTTGCTGGCTGCGATCATAGAAGACAATTTCTTTTTCCATAAGCAGAAAATCCAACCAGAGATAGATATTGCTAACTAACACTGGTAGGATAGCCAGCATAGCGGTTGAATGAAGATTGCCTCAGCTATTTTTTAATCCGTCAAAGTTGTTAGGAACTGCTTGATTTAGACTTTCATTCGCAACGGAGAAGGTTCTCATGTTGATCGATCAAGAGCAAGCCAAGACAGACCACCCGCTAGGATGGAATGTCCCAGATATTAATGATTTACGAGCAGCGATCGCGCATCTCAAGAAGTTCAAGGGGCAGTACATTGAAACGGATCACCCCGTTGATCCCATTGCCGAACTAGCTGGAGTGTACCGATACATCGGTGCAGGCGGGACCGTGATGCGACCGACTCGCATCGGTCCAGCGATGACCTTTAACAATGTCAAGGGCTACCCAAACTCACGGGTGCTGGTGGGAATGATGGCGAGCCGTGAGCGAGTCAGCATACTGTTAGGTGCGCCCACCCGCGAACTTGGGATGCAGATGGGCAAAGCAGTCAAAACGATCGTTCCTCCCGCCACCATTGACGCGAAAGACGCGCCCTGTCAAGAAGAGATCTATCGCGCAGACGATCCGACTTTTGATCTGCGTAAGCTGCTGCCAGCGCCGACAAACACCGAAGAGGATGCCGGACCTTATTTCTGTATGGGTCTTGTCCTGGGAAGCGACCCCGACGATGAAACCAATACCGATGTCACCATCCATCGACTTTGCGTCCAGAGCCGAGATGAAATGTCCATCTTCTTCGCGCCGGGACGACACATTGATGCTTATCGACAAAAAGCAGAAGCGGCGGGTAAGCCTCTGCCGATCTCGGTCAATATGGGGCTAGATCCAGCGATTCATATTGGGGCTTGTTTTGAAGCTCCGACCACGCCCTTTGGCTTTGATGAACTCTGTGTCGCGGGAGGTTTGCGCGGCAAACCTGTCGAGCTAGTGAATTGCGTGACCGTGCAGCAAAAAGCGATCGCACGTGCCGAGATCGTGATTGAAGGTGAAGTTCTCCCGAATGTCCGGGTGGCTGAGGATCAGAACACTCACACAGGTTACGCGATGCCGGAGTTCCCTGGTTACACGGGACCCGCTAACCCATCTCTGCCCGTGATCAAAGTGACTGCCGTGACAATGCGGCACAATGCGATCCTGCAAACCCTGGTTGGACCCGGTGAAGAGCACGTCAACTTAGCCGGAATTCCGACCGAGGCGAGTATCTACAACGCAGTAGAACTTGCACTACCGGGTCTGCTACAGAATGTTTACTCTCACAGTTCCGGTGGTGGGAAGTTTCTGGCAATTTTGCAGATCAAAAAGCGGGTTGCTGGTGATGATGGGAGCGCACGGCAGGCAGCACTCATCGCGCTTGCGGTCTATCGCGAAGTGAAAAACATCATCCTCGTTGATGAAGATGTTGATCTGTTCGATAGCGATGATGTGCTTTGGGCAATGCAAACTCGCTACCAAGGCGATACGGGCACAATTGTTGTTCCGGGTATCACCGGGCACGTTCTCGATCCCTCACAGA
Coding sequences within it:
- a CDS encoding hypothetical protein (similar to AA sequence:cyanobase_aa:gll3010), whose amino-acid sequence is MLIDQEQAKTDHPLGWNVPDINDLRAAIAHLKKFKGQYIETDHPVDPIAELAGVYRYIGAGGTVMRPTRIGPAMTFNNVKGYPNSRVLVGMMASRERVSILLGAPTRELGMQMGKAVKTIVPPATIDAKDAPCQEEIYRADDPTFDLRKLLPAPTNTEEDAGPYFCMGLVLGSDPDDETNTDVTIHRLCVQSRDEMSIFFAPGRHIDAYRQKAEAAGKPLPISVNMGLDPAIHIGACFEAPTTPFGFDELCVAGGLRGKPVELVNCVTVQQKAIARAEIVIEGEVLPNVRVAEDQNTHTGYAMPEFPGYTGPANPSLPVIKVTAVTMRHNAILQTLVGPGEEHVNLAGIPTEASIYNAVELALPGLLQNVYSHSSGGGKFLAILQIKKRVAGDDGSARQAALIALAVYREVKNIILVDEDVDLFDSDDVLWAMQTRYQGDTGTIVVPGITGHVLDPSQIPEYSPSIHTKGSTCKTIFDCTVPFALKEHFKRAQFRELDPRPFAPELFNEP
- a CDS encoding transcriptional regulator, PadR-like family (similar to AA sequence:cyanobase_aa:PCC7424_1695); protein product: MFRPFDRRSLVPAWAGEGAGNSFFMSGRHGHKGRSGDDWGEGPRTRRGDIKFILLELLSERPQHGYELIKELEARRGGFRRPSPGSVYPTLQMLEEGGYLTSEEVEGKRVYTITDSGRQLLSDRPAPRRDRESSQPAELIELRQTLTEVNDAVTQVARSSNREQANRVRDLLVQVKREIYKLLSEQ